A genomic window from Thermococcus nautili includes:
- a CDS encoding ArsR/SmtB family transcription factor has translation MREVIIITQPEKVKVLSDETRFKILQLLRQRPMTIWELSMAIGKDRTTIYRHVKALEKAGFVEELGSEGNEKLYGRTARLFLIKAEPHESVENFRQAYLQVEAERLVRILEKAGIGIKDREKLKELVKDILNEIEINSQPFIRRISEANVELSEIELFHFLNMLVFLQSCELCEMAEKVKKLIEV, from the coding sequence GTGAGGGAAGTCATAATAATCACCCAGCCCGAAAAGGTCAAGGTTCTATCGGACGAGACCAGGTTCAAGATACTCCAGCTCCTCAGGCAGAGGCCAATGACGATATGGGAGCTCAGCATGGCGATAGGCAAGGACAGGACAACGATTTACAGGCACGTCAAAGCCCTTGAGAAGGCGGGTTTTGTGGAAGAGCTGGGCAGTGAGGGCAACGAGAAGCTCTACGGCAGGACCGCGAGGCTCTTTCTCATAAAGGCCGAGCCCCACGAGAGCGTGGAGAACTTCCGACAGGCGTACCTCCAAGTGGAGGCAGAAAGACTCGTAAGAATCCTTGAAAAAGCGGGAATAGGAATTAAGGACCGGGAAAAACTGAAGGAACTCGTGAAGGACATCCTCAACGAAATCGAGATTAACTCCCAGCCGTTCATTAGGAGAATCTCCGAGGCCAACGTGGAGCTCAGCGAAATAGAGCTATTCCACTTCCTCAACATGCTCGTTTTTCTCCAGAGCTGTGAGCTCTGTGAGATGGCCGAGAAGGTTAAGAAGCTGATAGAGGTTTAA
- a CDS encoding winged helix-turn-helix domain-containing protein: MSKVKVITDPEVIKLMLEDTRRKILALLRNREMTISQLSEILGKTPQTVYHHIEKLKEAGLVEVKRTEMKGNLVEKYYGRTADAFYINLYLGDEELRYFARSKLKTKLDIFKALGYEFDEGELLNVMDELLKKEHEFKTEISEEIEANEERLKEFSNEDIIHAIDWLAMARMGRDEESLELLKKLGELLKK, from the coding sequence ATGTCTAAGGTGAAGGTTATAACCGACCCAGAAGTCATAAAGCTGATGCTCGAAGATACGAGGAGAAAAATATTAGCCCTACTGCGAAACAGGGAGATGACTATTTCACAGCTCAGCGAAATTCTCGGAAAAACTCCACAGACGGTCTACCACCACATCGAGAAGCTCAAGGAAGCGGGCCTCGTCGAGGTCAAGAGAACCGAAATGAAGGGCAACCTCGTCGAGAAGTACTACGGAAGAACCGCCGACGCGTTCTACATCAACCTCTACCTCGGCGACGAGGAGTTAAGGTATTTCGCCCGCTCGAAGCTCAAGACGAAGCTCGACATCTTCAAGGCCCTCGGATACGAGTTTGACGAAGGCGAGCTCCTCAACGTTATGGACGAGCTCCTCAAGAAGGAGCACGAGTTCAAGACCGAGATTTCCGAGGAGATTGAGGCCAACGAGGAGAGGCTCAAGGAATTCTCCAACGAGGACATAATCCACGCCATAGACTGGCTCGCAATGGCCAGGATGGGACGCGATGAGGAGAGCCTCGAGCTCCTCAAGAAGCTCGGTGAACTGCTCAAGAAGTGA
- a CDS encoding [protein ADP-ribosylglutamate] hydrolase, whose product MLEVVKGDITRFPAEAIVNAANRYLEHSGGVAYAIARAAAGDAREYIRISKEALREQLGKDSIEHGEVVVTPAMRLEQYRIRYVIHTVGPYCGGVWDGNKKEKLRKAILGALRKADELGVKSIAFPAISAGIYGCPLEEVVRTFKETVEEFLREARSVEKVYLVLYSEDAYRRAISTYNGQ is encoded by the coding sequence ATGCTTGAGGTTGTTAAAGGCGACATCACCCGCTTTCCTGCCGAGGCGATTGTAAACGCCGCGAACCGCTACCTCGAGCACAGCGGTGGCGTCGCCTACGCCATAGCCAGGGCCGCCGCTGGAGACGCCCGCGAGTACATCAGGATAAGCAAGGAAGCCTTGAGGGAACAGCTTGGAAAGGACTCAATAGAGCACGGCGAGGTCGTTGTAACGCCGGCGATGAGACTTGAACAGTACAGAATCAGGTACGTCATTCACACGGTCGGCCCCTACTGCGGGGGAGTGTGGGACGGGAATAAGAAGGAGAAGCTCAGGAAGGCTATACTGGGGGCGCTCAGGAAGGCAGACGAGCTGGGCGTCAAAAGCATAGCATTCCCAGCGATAAGCGCCGGAATCTACGGCTGTCCGCTTGAGGAAGTCGTTAGAACTTTTAAAGAAACCGTTGAGGAGTTCTTAAGGGAAGCGAGAAGCGTGGAGAAGGTCTACCTGGTGCTTTACTCGGAGGATGCCTACAGGCGAGCCATCTCAACATATAATGGTCAATGA
- a CDS encoding DUF835 domain-containing protein — MNYLDLFLGVALLVSYVLLFYNHHLTGRKALLYYSLAWLSLAVPVFSSDRGVYIVGLAFFSAFLWAGNVEAIDELTLNNETARSLLYLSILPVLIVFLFYPEHETSAYALLGLWIVLSALLLGFYGGRTLLPMSALQAFLGVVVALSGLIPFFRLRIVPAFLGVVLAFESVRTFLRTSFVGDFSIGSIKDVGLDEKPGLVLVPSAPEDVLSSALVFSRSPRNAPNWFWITTVHDERAISPTNLPKILDMAVKFMREAGEAGKKPIIVIDGLDYLVLENGFPSVLKFLSALRDYALVHGATVFIVGSDDFLSERERKLLRSIVGEGNA; from the coding sequence GTGAACTATCTTGACCTTTTCCTGGGCGTTGCACTGCTCGTTTCCTACGTCCTCCTCTTCTACAACCATCACCTTACTGGCCGAAAGGCGCTCCTCTACTACTCATTAGCCTGGCTGAGCCTCGCCGTTCCGGTCTTCTCCTCGGATAGGGGAGTCTACATCGTTGGCCTAGCCTTTTTCTCGGCCTTTCTGTGGGCAGGCAACGTCGAGGCGATAGACGAATTGACCCTAAACAATGAAACAGCGAGGAGTCTGCTCTACCTCTCGATTCTCCCGGTGCTCATCGTTTTCCTGTTCTATCCTGAACACGAAACGTCAGCCTACGCCCTTCTCGGCCTGTGGATTGTTCTCTCGGCCCTTCTCCTCGGATTCTATGGGGGGAGAACGCTCCTGCCGATGTCGGCCCTTCAGGCTTTCCTCGGCGTCGTCGTGGCCCTCTCAGGATTGATTCCCTTCTTCCGGCTCCGCATCGTTCCCGCTTTCCTCGGCGTTGTCCTCGCCTTTGAGTCGGTTAGAACCTTCTTGAGGACGTCTTTCGTCGGGGACTTCTCCATCGGTTCAATCAAGGACGTTGGCCTCGATGAAAAGCCCGGCCTTGTTCTAGTTCCTTCTGCCCCGGAGGACGTTCTCTCCTCCGCCCTCGTGTTCTCCCGGAGTCCGCGGAACGCTCCCAACTGGTTCTGGATAACGACGGTTCACGACGAGCGGGCAATTTCTCCTACGAACCTCCCCAAAATTCTCGACATGGCGGTCAAGTTCATGAGGGAAGCTGGGGAAGCCGGTAAAAAGCCCATCATCGTCATTGACGGCCTCGACTACCTCGTCCTCGAAAACGGCTTCCCCAGCGTCCTCAAGTTCCTGTCGGCGCTCAGGGACTACGCCCTCGTCCACGGCGCCACGGTGTTTATAGTCGGAAGTGACGATTTCCTCTCCGAGAGGGAGAGAAAGCTTTTGAGGAGCATCGTGGGTGAGGGCAATGCTTGA
- a CDS encoding bifunctional ADP-dependent NAD(P)H-hydrate dehydratase/NAD(P)H-hydrate epimerase — MRIEDVYVWDINAKWLGITPYQLMENAGAGVARTIEERFGKGLRIAVFSGTGNNGGDGFVAARHLSFENDVTVFLVGDEAKIRSEEAKHNWEILKGLEFVKIRVLKDSAYIKGLDLSGYDVIVDALLGAGTRGEPREPIRSAIEKINEYAGKAKIVSVDLPSGYPSDVRVKADFAVTFQWDKEEYEGFERVIVKIGYPRELYHLVGPGDAKFALRKRGQHKGQNGRLLVIGGSSSYYGAPYLASKGASYIVDLVYLAMPAEPAKRISDPDLILRPLPGENFSTEHLDDLLELAEKVDAVVIGPGIGLAEETKEFVREFVRLCEKPMVIDADGLKAIAEDLGVLKGKAFVLTPHAGEFSVLFGVKSPEGLIERAGLVREKAREIGGVILLKGPYDVISDGETWKYNRTGNRGMTTGGTGDVLAGLVGALLALGNSPLRSASVGAFLNGLAGDIVKEELGENFTALELAKRIPKAVKWVEEF, encoded by the coding sequence ATGAGAATTGAGGACGTTTACGTCTGGGACATCAACGCTAAGTGGCTCGGGATAACCCCTTACCAGCTCATGGAGAACGCCGGCGCCGGCGTCGCGAGAACGATAGAGGAGCGCTTTGGAAAGGGCCTCAGGATTGCGGTATTCTCGGGAACCGGGAACAACGGCGGCGACGGCTTCGTCGCCGCGAGGCATCTTAGCTTCGAGAACGACGTCACGGTTTTTCTGGTGGGCGACGAGGCCAAGATAAGGAGCGAGGAAGCCAAACACAACTGGGAAATCCTGAAGGGCCTTGAATTCGTGAAAATCCGCGTCCTCAAGGATTCCGCGTACATAAAAGGGCTTGACCTAAGTGGTTACGACGTCATCGTGGATGCCCTCCTCGGGGCCGGCACGAGGGGCGAGCCGAGGGAACCCATACGCTCGGCCATTGAGAAAATCAACGAGTACGCTGGAAAGGCGAAGATAGTCAGCGTCGACCTGCCGAGCGGTTACCCGAGCGACGTCCGCGTTAAAGCAGATTTTGCTGTTACCTTCCAGTGGGATAAGGAGGAGTACGAAGGATTTGAGAGGGTTATAGTGAAGATAGGCTACCCGAGGGAGCTCTACCATCTCGTCGGGCCAGGTGATGCAAAGTTCGCGCTCAGGAAGAGGGGCCAGCACAAGGGGCAGAACGGCAGGCTTTTAGTCATCGGTGGCAGCTCAAGCTATTACGGTGCCCCGTACCTCGCCTCCAAGGGGGCGAGCTACATCGTTGACCTCGTTTACCTCGCGATGCCTGCTGAACCTGCGAAGAGGATAAGCGACCCGGACCTGATTCTAAGGCCCCTCCCGGGCGAGAACTTCTCGACCGAGCACCTTGATGACCTTCTTGAGCTAGCCGAGAAAGTAGATGCGGTCGTCATCGGGCCCGGAATAGGTCTCGCTGAGGAAACTAAGGAGTTCGTTAGAGAGTTCGTGAGGCTCTGTGAAAAGCCGATGGTCATCGATGCTGACGGGTTGAAGGCGATAGCCGAGGATTTGGGCGTTCTCAAAGGTAAAGCCTTTGTTCTAACGCCCCACGCAGGTGAATTCAGCGTTCTCTTCGGCGTCAAGTCCCCCGAGGGGTTGATTGAGCGGGCTGGGCTGGTGAGGGAAAAGGCCCGCGAAATTGGCGGCGTAATCCTGCTGAAGGGCCCCTACGACGTCATCAGCGACGGAGAAACCTGGAAGTACAACAGGACAGGCAACAGGGGAATGACGACCGGTGGAACGGGCGACGTTTTGGCCGGTCTCGTCGGGGCCCTGCTCGCGCTCGGAAACTCTCCGCTGAGGTCGGCCTCGGTCGGTGCCTTTCTCAACGGTCTCGCCGGCGACATTGTGAAAGAAGAGCTCGGAGAGAACTTCACGGCCCTTGAGCTCGCGAAGCGGATTCCAAAGGCAGTAAAATGGGTGGAGGAGTTCTGA
- a CDS encoding amidohydrolase family protein translates to MSILIRNGYVLYGENLEVVKADVLIEGNRIVEVKKGINEGADTVIDATGRVVSPGFVNLHTHSPMGLLRGLADDLPLMEWLEKHIWPREAKLTREHIKVGAYLGALEMIKTGTTTFLDMYFQMDAVAEATLEAGLRGYLSYGMIDLGDPERTEKEIKEALREMKAIEGLNSERVHFVFGPHAPYTCSLALLKEVRKLADEHGKLITIHVAETMAELGKIQERYGKSPVVLLDEIGFFGSDVIIAHGVWLDSRDVSILARNGVTVAHNPASNMKLASGVMPLQRLLNAGVNVGLGTDGSASNNNLDMVEEMKLAALLHKVHNLDPTVADARTVFKMATVNGAKALRLNAGVIKPGYLADLVIFDFNRPHLRPIHDIVSHIVYSANGNDVETTIVDGKVLMLDREVLTLDEEKILNRAEEVARELS, encoded by the coding sequence TGAGCATTCTCATCAGGAACGGTTACGTTCTCTACGGCGAGAACCTTGAGGTCGTTAAAGCGGACGTTCTAATCGAAGGGAACAGAATCGTCGAGGTTAAGAAGGGAATCAACGAGGGCGCCGATACCGTTATAGACGCGACTGGAAGGGTCGTTTCCCCCGGCTTCGTCAACCTGCACACCCACTCGCCGATGGGTCTTCTTCGCGGTCTCGCCGACGATTTACCGCTGATGGAGTGGCTGGAAAAGCACATCTGGCCGAGGGAAGCGAAGCTGACGCGCGAGCACATCAAGGTCGGCGCCTACTTGGGAGCACTCGAGATGATTAAGACCGGCACGACAACTTTCCTCGACATGTACTTCCAGATGGACGCGGTTGCCGAGGCAACCCTTGAGGCGGGCCTTCGCGGGTATCTCTCCTATGGCATGATAGACCTCGGCGACCCCGAGCGGACGGAGAAGGAGATTAAAGAGGCCCTGCGCGAGATGAAGGCCATCGAGGGCCTCAACTCGGAGAGGGTCCACTTCGTCTTCGGGCCCCACGCGCCCTACACCTGTTCCCTTGCCCTCCTGAAGGAGGTCAGGAAGCTCGCGGACGAGCACGGGAAGCTGATAACGATTCACGTGGCAGAGACAATGGCCGAGCTCGGAAAGATTCAGGAGCGCTACGGGAAGAGCCCCGTCGTGCTCCTCGACGAAATCGGCTTCTTCGGGAGCGACGTGATAATAGCTCACGGCGTCTGGCTCGACAGCAGGGACGTTTCAATCCTCGCGAGGAACGGCGTCACCGTTGCCCACAATCCCGCCAGCAATATGAAGCTCGCCAGCGGTGTGATGCCCCTCCAGAGGCTCCTCAATGCGGGCGTCAACGTCGGCCTCGGAACCGATGGAAGCGCGAGCAACAACAACCTCGATATGGTCGAGGAGATGAAGCTTGCCGCTTTACTCCACAAGGTCCACAACCTCGACCCGACGGTTGCAGATGCAAGGACAGTTTTCAAGATGGCGACAGTCAACGGTGCAAAGGCGCTCCGTCTCAACGCCGGCGTCATAAAGCCCGGCTACCTGGCCGATTTGGTCATCTTCGACTTCAACAGGCCCCACCTGAGGCCGATTCACGACATAGTGAGCCACATAGTTTACTCCGCTAACGGCAACGACGTTGAGACGACGATAGTTGACGGAAAGGTTTTAATGCTCGACCGCGAAGTTCTTACGCTGGATGAGGAGAAAATACTGAACCGGGCGGAGGAGGTGGCGCGTGAACTATCTTGA
- a CDS encoding DUF211 domain-containing protein: protein MARGIRLLVLDVLKPHQPIVTELALGLSELEGVEGVNITLVEIDKETENVKITIMGDDLDYDEIVRTIEEFGGVVHSIDMVAAGRRIVEEEETPQDKLEEY from the coding sequence ATGGCAAGGGGAATCAGGCTTCTCGTGCTTGACGTGCTCAAGCCCCACCAGCCGATAGTCACGGAGCTGGCCCTCGGACTGAGCGAGCTCGAGGGCGTCGAGGGAGTCAACATCACGCTCGTCGAGATTGACAAGGAAACCGAGAACGTCAAGATAACGATAATGGGCGACGACCTCGACTACGACGAGATAGTCAGGACGATAGAGGAGTTCGGCGGTGTGGTGCACAGCATTGATATGGTCGCAGCAGGTAGGAGAATAGTCGAGGAAGAGGAAACTCCTCAGGACAAGCTGGAGGAGTACTGA
- a CDS encoding S-layer protein, whose translation MQSTKRILALILILIVSIIVPGNIRLVSAADSPTVIYTYYVDPSKDTIHVKMEISWPQWDITLQQEGLGFRCQWKVTNVTIYGDGEKLTIAPQVSDDGCISYLLPTSKYNKIVVEYNVPTTVTRGSIDYVQYKGEDFILIRPDIFLPKNLPYDVTSVKTQVIHPQEWDVITPGGKKFYDAISEIIFGSHHFIIVAKTGTFFEYTKQTEKGTQIGIYIHKSIKNAYKIEKQTVKLFEYYENLFGTPSPYGVYTVVFLPEPPDMPIWVGEGQYGQGISIDPSLNFITRINHAMFHVWEGWGPGGMAGIGEANWQWEGINEYYVTKSSLTMGIIKSYKESSTFREFYGVYKMMVKNGDDIALSKAPEYFNTHIDWNLWPIGILAIYKKGALVAMLLDLEIQKATGGRKSLDDVERIKFQEFGYRKKLYTNKDLLRIVNNVTGQDFSWFFEKYVWGTAKLPVDKYFEDYDSDGIINIDENSWRATIVYGDGRVDSEYAEALKRQSVDNNLLTDKDEIPDNLFPLILVGGPLANNLTKFYLENYFNLNITNDYPGRGKGIIAVKNINGRNVVILAGSDRWGTKAAVEVFGKMEKYPENIVIVDWNNGEPNIIKEIPWNN comes from the coding sequence ATGCAGAGTACAAAGCGCATTTTGGCCCTGATATTAATACTGATTGTTAGCATAATAGTCCCAGGGAATATCCGTCTTGTTTCAGCGGCTGATTCTCCAACTGTGATTTATACATACTATGTAGACCCAAGCAAGGACACGATACACGTAAAGATGGAAATTAGCTGGCCCCAGTGGGATATTACTCTGCAACAAGAAGGCCTAGGATTTAGATGCCAGTGGAAAGTCACTAACGTGACGATATATGGAGATGGGGAGAAATTAACCATAGCTCCCCAGGTTTCAGATGATGGATGTATCAGTTATCTCCTTCCAACATCAAAATATAACAAGATAGTGGTTGAATACAACGTCCCAACAACAGTAACAAGAGGGTCAATTGATTACGTGCAATACAAGGGAGAGGACTTCATTTTAATACGGCCCGACATCTTTCTTCCAAAAAACCTCCCATATGATGTCACATCCGTGAAAACTCAGGTTATACATCCCCAAGAATGGGACGTGATAACCCCCGGAGGCAAAAAATTTTACGATGCCATTAGCGAGATTATATTTGGCAGCCATCACTTCATAATTGTTGCAAAAACAGGGACATTTTTTGAATATACCAAACAAACTGAAAAGGGAACACAGATAGGGATTTACATTCATAAATCAATCAAAAACGCGTACAAGATTGAAAAGCAAACCGTTAAGCTCTTTGAATACTACGAAAACCTCTTCGGAACGCCCTCTCCATATGGGGTTTACACGGTTGTATTTCTACCTGAGCCTCCAGATATGCCGATATGGGTTGGAGAAGGACAGTATGGACAAGGTATAAGTATTGATCCCTCGCTGAATTTTATAACCAGAATAAACCATGCAATGTTTCACGTATGGGAAGGATGGGGACCCGGAGGAATGGCAGGGATAGGCGAGGCAAACTGGCAGTGGGAAGGGATAAATGAGTATTATGTAACGAAATCTTCTCTTACAATGGGAATTATAAAAAGCTATAAGGAGTCTAGCACATTTAGAGAATTCTATGGAGTCTACAAAATGATGGTAAAAAACGGTGACGATATCGCATTATCAAAAGCTCCTGAATACTTCAACACTCATATAGACTGGAATCTCTGGCCAATTGGAATCCTAGCAATATACAAAAAAGGAGCCCTCGTTGCCATGCTCCTCGACCTCGAAATCCAGAAAGCCACTGGAGGAAGGAAGTCCCTCGATGATGTAGAAAGAATAAAATTCCAAGAATTTGGGTATCGAAAAAAACTCTACACAAACAAAGACCTCCTCAGGATTGTAAACAACGTGACAGGCCAGGATTTCTCATGGTTCTTTGAAAAATACGTGTGGGGCACCGCAAAGCTTCCAGTTGACAAATACTTCGAGGACTACGACAGCGACGGCATAATAAACATAGATGAGAACTCATGGAGGGCCACGATAGTCTACGGCGACGGAAGAGTTGATTCCGAATACGCGGAAGCACTAAAACGCCAAAGCGTAGACAACAATTTGCTTACGGATAAAGATGAAATCCCGGACAATCTCTTTCCGCTGATTCTCGTAGGCGGCCCGTTGGCAAACAACCTCACAAAGTTCTATCTTGAGAACTACTTTAACCTCAACATCACAAACGACTATCCCGGACGCGGAAAAGGCATAATAGCAGTCAAAAACATAAATGGGAGAAATGTGGTAATACTGGCCGGCTCAGACCGCTGGGGAACCAAGGCCGCTGTAGAGGTCTTTGGAAAAATGGAGAAGTATCCAGAAAACATCGTCATAGTGGACTGGAACAACGGAGAGCCAAATATCATCAAAGAAATTCCCTGGAACAATTGA